One window from the genome of Rhodococcus sp. ABRD24 encodes:
- a CDS encoding GNAT family N-acetyltransferase: MTVKNHDQVIDRREIASALLKALDRRHEVLDTIVESKDRDAAVAAVRDLLGTSEFCAEAVLNLRFDRLTVKERDRIRTELEDLDATLQWLPEQRPYSTGAGVRLRPFSDSKDDTELFRTRSTERLDESGSPWDQERVEQERRDGLKRIDDEAAAWFVAECTTGDEPSSVGLVFGELADNEVDVAIWVAPDARKQGYGTASLKQARSELAAYFPGTTLIIRTPA, from the coding sequence ATGACAGTGAAGAACCACGACCAGGTGATCGATCGGCGCGAGATCGCTTCAGCCCTGCTGAAGGCGCTGGACCGTCGCCACGAGGTCCTGGACACAATCGTCGAGAGCAAGGATCGTGACGCCGCCGTTGCAGCCGTACGCGATCTGCTCGGGACCTCGGAGTTCTGCGCCGAGGCTGTACTGAACCTTCGTTTCGATCGACTGACGGTCAAGGAACGCGACCGTATCCGTACGGAGCTCGAGGACCTCGACGCCACCCTGCAGTGGCTGCCGGAGCAGCGACCGTACAGCACGGGAGCGGGAGTTCGACTGCGTCCCTTCAGCGATTCGAAGGATGACACCGAACTGTTCCGTACGCGGTCCACCGAGCGCCTCGACGAATCCGGTAGCCCGTGGGACCAGGAGCGCGTCGAGCAGGAGCGGCGCGACGGACTCAAGCGCATCGACGACGAGGCTGCGGCCTGGTTCGTCGCGGAATGCACGACGGGTGACGAACCGAGCAGCGTCGGCCTGGTGTTCGGCGAACTCGCCGACAACGAGGTGGACGTCGCGATCTGGGTGGCACCCGACGCCCGCAAGCAGGGCTACGGCACCGCCTCGCTCAAGCAGGCGCGCAGCGAGCTGGCCGCCTACTTCCCGGGCACGACGTTGATCATCCGCACCCCGGCATAG
- a CDS encoding nitroreductase family deazaflavin-dependent oxidoreductase has protein sequence MTTRRPSGLDSKYTVDIMKWMSRINVKLYRATGGRLGGKWRVGSAFPWGIPICLLTTTGRKSGQPRVSPLLFLEDGDRVVLVASQGGLPKNPMWYLNIRANPSVTVQIKSAVRTMQARVATDEERAQLWPRLVELYADFDNYQSWTDRQIPVVICE, from the coding sequence ATGACCACGCGGCGCCCGTCGGGCCTCGATTCGAAGTACACGGTCGACATCATGAAGTGGATGTCGAGGATCAACGTGAAGCTGTATCGGGCCACCGGCGGGCGTCTGGGTGGCAAGTGGCGGGTGGGCAGCGCATTCCCGTGGGGAATCCCCATCTGCCTGCTCACCACCACCGGGCGCAAGAGCGGACAGCCCCGGGTCAGTCCGCTGCTGTTCCTCGAGGACGGCGACCGCGTCGTGCTCGTCGCGTCGCAGGGCGGGCTGCCGAAGAATCCGATGTGGTACCTGAACATTCGCGCGAATCCGTCGGTGACCGTACAGATCAAGTCCGCGGTGCGAACGATGCAGGCCCGCGTCGCGACCGACGAGGAGCGCGCGCAACTGTGGCCGCGGCTGGTGGAGCTGTACGCCGACTTCGACAACTACCAGTCCTGGACCGACCGGCAGATCCCCGTCGTCATCTGCGAATAG
- a CDS encoding steroid 3-ketoacyl-CoA thiolase: protein MGTPVIVEAVRTPIGKRGGWLSGLHAAEILGAAQKGIVDRAGIDPLLVEQVIGGCVTQAGAQSNNVTRTAWLAAGLPWQTGATTVDCQCGSAQQANHLIAGLIATGAIDIGIACGVEAMSQVPLGANVGTEAGPRRPASWDIDMPNQFEAAERIARRRGVTRDDIDALGVRSQALAKQAWAEGRFAREVLPVTAPVIGADKLPTSETNVVDRDQGLRDTTAESLAKLKPVLEGGIHTAGTSSQISDGAAAVLLMDSDRARALGLTPRARIVSQALVGAEPEYHLDGPVQATSRVLEKAGMKIGDLDLFEVNEAFASVALSWAQVHGPDMDKVNVNGGALALGHPVGSTGSRLITTALHELERRDASTALITMCAGGALATGTIIERI from the coding sequence GTGGGCACACCAGTAATCGTCGAGGCAGTTCGCACCCCGATCGGAAAGCGCGGTGGCTGGCTGTCCGGCCTGCACGCGGCCGAGATCCTCGGGGCCGCCCAGAAGGGAATCGTGGACCGAGCGGGTATCGATCCGCTGTTGGTCGAGCAGGTCATCGGCGGGTGTGTCACGCAAGCCGGGGCGCAGTCCAACAACGTCACCCGCACCGCGTGGCTCGCCGCCGGTCTGCCCTGGCAGACCGGCGCCACCACCGTCGACTGCCAGTGCGGCTCCGCACAACAGGCCAACCACCTCATCGCCGGTCTCATCGCCACCGGTGCGATCGACATCGGCATCGCGTGCGGCGTCGAGGCCATGAGCCAGGTTCCCCTGGGCGCCAACGTCGGCACCGAGGCCGGGCCGCGTCGTCCAGCGTCCTGGGACATCGACATGCCCAACCAGTTCGAGGCCGCCGAGCGCATCGCACGCCGCCGCGGCGTCACCCGCGACGACATCGACGCCCTCGGTGTCCGCTCACAGGCCCTCGCGAAGCAGGCGTGGGCCGAGGGCCGCTTCGCACGCGAGGTGCTCCCGGTGACCGCCCCCGTCATCGGCGCGGACAAGCTACCCACCTCGGAGACGAATGTCGTCGACCGCGATCAGGGCCTGCGCGACACCACCGCCGAGTCCCTCGCGAAGCTCAAGCCCGTCCTCGAGGGCGGCATCCACACCGCCGGCACCTCGTCACAGATCTCCGACGGCGCCGCGGCCGTCCTGCTCATGGACTCCGATCGCGCCCGCGCACTCGGACTGACACCACGCGCCCGTATCGTCAGCCAAGCCCTCGTCGGCGCCGAACCCGAGTACCACCTCGACGGCCCCGTCCAGGCCACCTCGCGGGTACTCGAGAAGGCCGGCATGAAGATCGGCGATCTCGACCTGTTCGAGGTCAACGAGGCGTTCGCGTCCGTCGCCCTGTCCTGGGCGCAGGTCCACGGCCCGGACATGGACAAGGTCAACGTCAACGGCGGCGCGCTCGCGCTCGGACATCCCGTGGGCAGCACCGGTTCCCGACTGATCACCACCGCCCTGCACGAGCTCGAACGCCGCGACGCGTCGACCGCGCTGATCACCATGTGCGCCGGCGGCGCACTGGCCACCGGCACCATCATCGAGCGGATCTGA
- a CDS encoding cytochrome P450: MAQPNIPAGFDFTDPDIYAHRIPVEELAEMRKSAPVFWVEQPDGVGGFNDGGYWLVTKHADVKDISMRSEVFSTYENTAIPRFADDMQRENIELQRFVLLNQDAPQHTKLRKLVARGFTPRAINSLKQELTERAEAIVKAAAEEGKGDFVTQVACELPLQAIAELIGVPQEDRGKVFDWSNQMTGYDDPELDIDPQAASMEILGYAYQMADERKKNPSNDIITTLIEADVDGEELSPEEFGFFVILLAVAGNETTRNAITHGMKAFMDNPDQWELYKKERPKTAADEIIRWATPVSSFQRTALEDTEVGGVQVKKGQRVVMMYNSANFDEEVFDEPYKFDILRDPNPHLSFGGTGAHYCLGANLARMEIDLIFNAIADFLPDITEVANPRRLRSGWLNGLKEYQVDYKTSGCPVAH, encoded by the coding sequence GTGGCGCAGCCCAACATTCCCGCAGGGTTCGACTTTACGGATCCTGACATCTACGCACATCGGATCCCGGTCGAGGAACTGGCCGAGATGCGCAAGTCCGCACCGGTCTTCTGGGTCGAACAGCCGGACGGCGTCGGTGGCTTCAACGACGGCGGCTACTGGCTGGTCACCAAGCATGCGGACGTCAAGGACATCTCGATGCGCAGCGAGGTGTTCTCGACTTACGAGAACACGGCGATCCCGCGCTTCGCCGACGACATGCAGCGCGAGAACATCGAGCTGCAGCGCTTCGTCCTGCTGAACCAGGACGCGCCGCAGCACACCAAGCTGCGCAAGCTGGTGGCCCGTGGTTTCACGCCGCGCGCGATCAACAGCCTCAAGCAGGAGCTCACCGAGCGCGCCGAGGCGATCGTCAAGGCTGCTGCCGAAGAGGGCAAGGGCGACTTCGTCACCCAGGTCGCATGTGAGCTTCCGCTGCAGGCCATCGCCGAGCTGATCGGTGTGCCGCAGGAGGACCGTGGCAAGGTCTTCGACTGGTCCAACCAGATGACCGGCTACGACGACCCGGAGCTCGACATCGACCCGCAGGCCGCGTCGATGGAGATCCTCGGCTACGCCTACCAGATGGCCGACGAGCGTAAGAAGAACCCGAGCAACGACATCATCACCACGCTCATCGAAGCGGACGTCGACGGCGAGGAGCTCAGCCCGGAGGAGTTCGGCTTCTTCGTGATCCTGCTCGCGGTGGCCGGTAACGAGACCACCCGTAACGCCATCACGCACGGTATGAAGGCCTTCATGGACAACCCCGATCAGTGGGAGTTGTACAAGAAGGAGCGCCCGAAGACGGCGGCCGACGAGATCATTCGCTGGGCCACCCCGGTCAGCTCCTTCCAGCGCACCGCGCTCGAGGACACCGAGGTCGGCGGTGTGCAGGTCAAGAAGGGCCAGCGCGTCGTCATGATGTACAACTCGGCGAACTTCGACGAAGAGGTCTTCGACGAGCCGTACAAGTTCGACATCCTGCGGGACCCGAACCCGCACCTGTCGTTCGGTGGTACCGGCGCCCATTACTGCCTCGGTGCGAACCTGGCTCGCATGGAGATCGACTTGATCTTCAACGCGATCGCCGACTTCCTTCCGGACATCACCGAGGTCGCGAACCCGCGTCGTCTGCGCTCCGGCTGGCTCAACGGCCTCAAGGAGTACCAGGTCGACTACAAGACCTCGGGCTGCCCGGTCGCACACTAG
- a CDS encoding nuclear transport factor 2 family protein: MTTTDTEHPARAAAKASQSAASGKRKEEWLDLFAEDGWVEDPVGPSGFDPEGKGHHGREAISRFYDMTIANTESLKFIVNDSLVCGDENVNIGTIRTVIAGNQIDAEGVFIYRVNAAGKLQSLRAFWEVDRAMKTLKKV; encoded by the coding sequence ATGACAACAACGGATACCGAACACCCGGCCCGGGCCGCCGCGAAGGCGTCCCAGTCCGCAGCAAGTGGCAAGCGCAAGGAGGAGTGGCTGGACCTCTTCGCGGAGGACGGCTGGGTCGAAGATCCCGTCGGCCCTTCGGGATTCGACCCCGAGGGCAAGGGTCATCATGGGCGCGAGGCGATTTCGAGGTTCTACGATATGACGATCGCCAACACCGAATCGCTGAAGTTCATCGTCAACGACTCCCTGGTGTGCGGTGACGAGAACGTCAACATCGGCACCATTCGCACCGTGATCGCCGGCAACCAGATCGACGCCGAGGGTGTCTTCATCTACCGCGTCAACGCCGCGGGCAAGCTGCAATCACTACGGGCCTTCTGGGAGGTCGACCGGGCGATGAAGACGCTGAAGAAGGTCTGA